The window CGCCGATCGGACGGACTCAGGTGCGCTCCCGCGGCGCGAAGGCCGCCGATGGCCGCAACCGCAGCGGCCAGCGGTCGGCGGAGGTCGTGGCTGACCGCGGAGAGCAGGGCCGTGCGCACCTGGTCGGTGGCGGCGAGCGCGTCGACCTCCCGCGCCGCCGCCGACAGGTCGGTGTGCTCGAGGGCTGCGGCGAGCTGCGCGACGATCACTTCGAGCAGGCGCCGAGCCGACGCATCCGGGTCCGGTCCGTGCAGCTCGAGCACCGCATCGCCGACCGCGAGCGTCGTGAAGTCGCCGCCGCGCACCGGCTCACCATCGGTGGCGATGACCTCGCCGTCGGCGGCGAGCAGGCGCACCCCGGCGAGTCCGAACGCCTCGCGCGTACGGGTGACGAGGGCGGGAACCGCGCTCTCGCCGCGCAGCACGGATCCGGCCACCGTGGCCAGCAGCTCCGACTCCGCCGCGGCTCGTTCCGCACGGCGGGTGCGTCGGGCGGCCTGGTCGACGATGTAGCTGACGAGGATCGCGATCACGACGTAGAGGCCCAGGGCGAGCGCGTGCAACGGGTGCGCGATCGACACGGTGAAGGTCGGCGCGACGAAGAGGAAGTCCAGCGTCAGCCCCGAAAGGACCGCCGCGAACAGCGCGGGCCAGATACCGCCCACGAGGGCGACCACCACCACGAGCAGCTGGAACGCGAGCACGTCGGAGGTGATCGACTCGTCACTGCGGAAAGCGAACAGCACCGCCGACAGCAGCGGCCCCACAGTCAGCGCGATCACGAAGCCGAGGATGCGGCGCTTGACGCTCAACGCTCCTCGCTGCACCGAGGGCAGCCGCATCCGTCCGCCGGCGGCGGCGTGGCTCACGATGTGCACGTCGATGTCGCCCGAGAGCCGGATGACGGTCGCCCCGATGCCGGGGCCGGTGGCCGCTGCGGCCCACCGGGAGCGGCGGCTGACGCCGATGACGAGCTGGCTCGCGTTCACGGAACGGGCGAAGTCGACGAGGGCGCGCGGGACGTCGTCGCCGACGAGTTGGTGGTAGGTGCCGCCGAGGGATTCGACAAGCGCCCGCTGCTGTGCGAGCGCGCCCGGCGTCGCGCGGCGCAGGCCCTCCGCGCTGGAGACGTGCACCGCCAGGAGCTCACCGCCGGCGGAGCGAGCCGCGATCCTGGCGCCTCGGCGAAGCAGCGTCTCCCCCTCCGGGCCCCCGGTGAGTGCGACGACCACCCGCTCGCGCGTCTGCCACGTGCCGCGGATGTCGTGCGCGCTCCGGTAGTCCTTCAGGGCGCTGTCGACCTCGTCTGCGAGCCAGAGCAGCGCGAGCTCGCGCAGCGCCGTGAGGTTGCCGAGGCGGAAGTAGTTGGACAGCGCCGCATCCACTCGTTCGGCGGGATAGACGAGCCCGGCCGACAGCCTGTCCCGCAGCGACTGCGGCGCGAGGTCGACCACCTCGACCTGGTCGGCGCCGCGGATGACCGTGTCGGGCACGGTCTCGCGCTGTGCGACGCCGGTGATCTGCTCCACCACGTCGCCGAGCGAGGCGATGTGCTGCACGTTGACCGTGGTGATCACGTCGATACCCGCCGCGAGCACCTCCTCGACGTCCTGCCAGCGCTTCTCGTTCCGCGATCCCGGGGCGTTCGTGTGGGCGAGCTCGTCGATGAGCGCGACGTCGGGATGCCGGGCGATGACCGCGTCCACATCCATCTCGTCGAGCTCGACGCCCCGATGCGCCCACTGCCGTCTGGGGATCTGTGCGAGCGCCTCGGCCTGCTGCGCCGTGGCGGCGCGGCCGTGGGTCTCGACGACGGCGATGATGACGTCGCCGCCCTCTTGGGCGAGTCTCGCGCCCTCGCGCAGCATCTGGAACGTCTTGCCGACGCCCGGCGCCGCGCCCAGCAGCACGCGCAGCCTCCCGCGCTTCATGCCCTCACCCTAATCTTCCCTGCCCCGCCTGCTGATCTCCGGACAGCCGCTTCCCCTGTCACAGATCGAGCCTCAGCCGTGGATCTGAGACAGGGGAACATGACCCCCACCCGCTCGCCTGTCACAGATCGAACCGCGAGCGTCGATCTGTGACAGGCGAGCAGGGCCGACAGGCGAGCGGGACCACGCATGGCCGGGTCACGGCTTCAGTGCGTCGAGGGCGAGGTTCAGCTCGAGCACGTTCACCCGCGGCTCGCCCAGGTACCCGAGGTCGGATCCGGTCGTGTGCGCCGCGACGAGCGTCCGCACTTCCCCCTCCTCGAGCCCACGTGCGCGGGCGACGCGGGCCACCTGCAGCGCCGCGTAGGCGGGGCTGATGTGCGGGTCGAGTCCGGACCCGGATGCGGTGAGCGCGTCGACCGGGACGGATGCGGGGTCGACGCCCTCGAGCTCGGCGACCGCCTGCCGACGCTCGGCGATCGAGGCGACCAGGTCGGGGTTCTCGGGGCCCAGGTTGGACCCCGACGATGCGGCCCCGTCGTAGCCGTCGCCCGCGGCCGACGGCCGCGACTGGAAGTACTGCGGCAGCGCGGCGCCGTCGGCATCCGTGAACGACTGGCCGATCAGGGCGCTGCCCACGACCGTGCCCGCAGCATCCGTCACGAGCGAACCGTTCGCCTGCGCGGGCAGGGCGAGCTGGCCGATGCCCGTGATGAGCGCGGTGTAGCCGACACCGAGGACGAGGGTCGCGGCGAGCAGGGCACGCACGGCGACGCCGGACTGGCGGAGGGCGGAACGAAGGGACATGGTGTCGTCTCCAGAGAGGGCTCAGAAGCCCGGGATGAGGCTCACGACGAGGTCGATGAGCTTGATGCCGACGAACGGGGCGATCACGCCGCCGAGTCCGTAGATGAGGAGGTTGCGGCTGAGCACCTGCGATGCGGATGCGGGCCGGTACCTCACGCCGCGCAGGGCGAGCGGGATGAGGAAGACGATCACGATCGCGTTGAAGATGATCGCGCTCGTGACGGCGGATGCCGGCGAGCTGAGCTGCATGACGTTCAGGGCCGCGAGGCCGGGGAACACCCCCATGAACATCGCCGGGATGATCGCGAAGTACTTGGCGACGTCGTTCGCGAGCGAGAACGTGGTGAGGGCGCCGCGGGTGATGAGCAGCTGCTTGCCGATGCGCACGATGTCGATCAGCTTGGTCGGGTCGCTGTCGAGGTCGACCATGTTGCCGGCCTCCTTCGCCGCGGACGTCCCCGTGTTCATCGCGACACCCACATCCGCCTGCGCGAGAGCGGGCGCGTCGTTCGTGCCGTCACCGGTCATGGCGACGAGGTTGCCGCCGGCCTGCTCCTTGCGGATGAGGGCCAGCTTGTCCTCGGGGGTCGCCTCCGCGAGGTAGTCGTCGACACCGGCCTCGGCGGCGATCGCCCGCGCGGTCAGCGGGTTGTCGCCCGTGATCATCACGGTGCGGATGCCCATGGACCGCAGCTCGTCGAAACGTTCGCGCAGCCCCTCCTTGACGATGTCCTTGAGGTGGATGACGCCCAGGATGCGGGTGCCGGCGGCATCCGCCACGGCGACGACGAGCGGAGTGCCGCCCGCGGTCGAGATCGCCTCCACCTCGCTGGTCAGCTGCGCCCTGGTGGCCGTGGCGAGCACGCTCCCCTCGGACTCGACCCACGCGGTGACCGCCGAGGCCGCTCCCTTGCGGATGCGGGTGCCGTCGGCGAGGTCGAGCCCGCTCATCCGGGTCTGCGCGGTGAAGGGGACGACGACCGCGCCCTCGGGCTCGGCAGCGTCGATGCCCTGGCCGCGGGCGAGGTCGACGATCGAGGTGCCCTCGGGCGTCGGGTCGGCGAGCGAGGAGAGGGCGGCGGTGCGCGCCAGCTCCTCCGCGTCGATCTGGGGCAGCGCGACGAACGCGGTGGCACGACGGTTGCCATAGGTGATGGTGCCGGTCTTGTCGAGCAGCAGCGTCGTGACGTCGCCGGCCGCCTCGACCGCACGCCCCGACATCGCGAGCACGTTGCGCTGCACGAGACGGTCCATGCCGGCGATGCCGATCGCGGACAGGAGCGCGCCGATCGTGGTCGGGATGAGGCAGACCAGCAGCGCCACGAGAACCGGCACCGACACGGGAGCTGCGGCGTAGGAGGCGATCGGGTTCAACGTCAGGACGACGATCACGAAGACGATCGACAGGCTTGCGAGCAGGATGTTGAGGGCGATCTCATTGGGCGTCTTCTGGCGCGAGGCGCCCTCGACGAGCGCGATCATGCGGTCGACGAAGGTCTCGCCGGGGCGCGACGTGATACGCACGACGATGCGGTCGCTGAGCACCCGGGTGCCGCCGGTGACGGCGCTGCGGTCGCCGCCGGATTCGCGGACCACCGGCGCGGATTCGCCCGTGATGGCCGACTCGTCGACCGTCGCGATCCCCCACACGATGTCGCCGTCGCCGGGGATGAGCTCGCCCGCGGCCACGACGACGACATCGCCGAGCGTCAGCTCGCTCGAGGCCACCTCGGTCGTCGCCGTCTTCTCGGCCGCGCGGTCGCGCTCGGGATCGTAGGTGAGGAGACGGTGGGCCATCGTGCTCGTGCGGGTCGAGCGCAGCGCCTGCGCCTGTGCCTTGCCGCGCCCCTCCGCAACCGCCTCGGCGAGGTTCGCGAAGATCACGGTCAGCCACAGCCACAGCGCGATGCCCCAGGTGAAGCCGAAGGGCACGGCCGAGCCGCCGGTGCTCTCCGGGCCGCCCAGGAAGGGCTCCGCGATCGCGATGAGGGTCGTGAGAGCGGCGCCGACCCACACGAGGAACATGACCGGGTTGCGCCACAGCGCGGCCGGGTTGAGTTTGGCGAGTGCGCCGGGCAGCGCCTCGGCGAGCTGCGCGATCCCGAAGGCGCGACGGGGCCCCCGCGCGCCGGGGGAATCCTCAGACTCGATCGGACGGGTGAGATCGGGGGATGCGGGAAGTCGGGACATGGTCACAGAAGCCCTTCCGCCAGGGGACCCAGCGTGAGAACGGGGAAATAGGTGAGTGCGGTGATGAGCACGCTCACGACCACGAGGAGACCGACGAACTGCGGCCGGTGAGTCGGAAGGGTGCCGGAGGTACCCGGAATGCGCTCCTGCGCGGCGAGCGAGCCCGCCAGTGCCAGCACCAGCACGATCGGGATGAAGCGGCCGAGCAGCATCACGACGCCGAGCGCGGTGTTCAGCCACGGGGTGTTCGCAGTGAGACCGGCGAACGCGGAGCCGTTGTTGTTGGCCGCCGAGGTGAACGCGTAGAGCACCTCGCTGAAGCCGTGCAGTCCGGGGTTGAGGATCGAGGTGGACTCGACGTCGTCGCGCACACCCGGCACCGAGAAGCTCAGCGCGGTGCCGGCGAGCACGAGAACGGGGGTCACGAGGATGTACAGGCTCGCGAGCTTGATCTCGCTCGGCCCGATCCTCTTGCCGAGGTATTCGGGGGTCCGACCCACCAGGAGACCGCCGATGAACACCGCGATCACGGCGAGGATCAGCATCCCGTACAGGCCCGATCCGACACCGCCCGGTGCCACCTCGCCGAGCATCATGTTGATCATCGTCATGGCGCCGCCGCCGGCCGTGAAGGAGTCGTGCATCGAGTCGACGGCGCCCGTGGACGTGACGGTCGTGGAGGTGGCGAACAGGGTGGAGGCCCAGATGCCGAACCGCGTCTCCTTGCCTTCCATCGCGCCGCCGGCGAGCTGCGGCGCGCTGCCGAAGCCCTGCACTTCGAACCAGGTGAGCAGCGAGAGCGAGACGGCGAACAGCGTTCCCATCACCGCGAGGATCGCGTAGCCCTGGCGGTCGTCACCCACCATCCGACCGAAGGCGCGAGGCAGGGAGACGGGGATCACGAGCATCAGGAAGATCTCGAAGAGGTTGGTCCACGGCGTCGGGTTCTCGAACGGATGCGCCGAGTTGGCGTTGAAGAAGCCGCCACCGTTCGTGCCGAGCTCCTTGATGGCCTCCTGCGAGGCCACGGGACCGCCGGGAAGGTTCTGCACCGCACCGCTGATGGTGTCGACGGGGGTGAAGCCCGAGACGTTCTGCACGACGCCGCCGATGATCAGCACGATCGCCGCGACGATCGCGAGCGGCAGCAGGATGCGGCCGATACCGCGCACGAGGTCGACCCAGAAGTTGCCGATCGTTGCGGATCCGCGCCGCGCGAAGCCACGCACGAGGGCGACGGCGACGGCGAGTCCGACGGCCGCCGAGAGGAAGTTCTGCACGGCCAGACCCGCGAACTGCACGGTGTAGCCGAGGGTGGCCTCGGGCGAGTACGACTGCCAGTTCGTGTTGGTGACGAAGGAGACGGCGGTGTTGAAGGCGAGCCCCTCCGGCACCGCGGGAAGGCCCAGTGCGTAAGGAAGGAACTGCTGCGTGCGCTGCAGGAGGTACACCAGCAGCACACCGGCCGCTGAGAAGATCAGGACGCCGCGGGCGTACGCCTGCCAGCTCTGTTCCGCCTCGGTGTCGACGCCGATCACGCGATAGACGCCGCGTTCGATCCGGGCGTGCCGGGGCGAGGTGAAGACGAAGGCGACGAGATCGCCGAGCGGCCGATAGGCGAGCCCGAGCGCCACCAGCAGGGTCGCGATCTGGAGGATGCCGAAGGTGATCGATTCCGCATCCATCAGAACTTCTCCGGCCGCACGAGCGCGATCACGAGGTAGACGACGGCCGCGACGGCGAGGGCTGCGGCGACGAGGGAGATGACGATCATGCGCGCTCGCTCCGGGTGGCGCCGGCCGGCCGGGTGGACGCGCGGTCGCCCGCCTGCAGGGCGTCGACCGCCTTCAGCACGAGGGCGACGAGCGCGAAGAGCGCGAGCGTCGCGAGGACGTAGACGAGATCGAGCACGGGACTCTCCAGGGAACAGGCCGCGCGGTCGGCGCGGGCGCCCCGCTCGGGGCACTCGTCGATCGAACGCCCGCGATGACGCGCGTCTTGTCGTCCTTACGGAATCCGAACGGTCGGCGTTCGGATCCTCACGCCCTCCTCATCCCGGTGCGCGGCTCGTCGACACCCCTGTCGGGGCAGGACCGCGTGCCCTAGGGTGTGGCGCATGATCATCGTCACGACGAACGACGTCCCCGGTCGCACGATCACCGAGGTGCACGGCGAGGTCTTCGGCCTCACCGTGCGCTCGCGTCACATCGGCTCGAACATCGGCGCCTCGTTCAAGGCCCTCGCCGGCGGCGAGCTGAAGGGCATCACCGAGCTGTTGCAGCAGACGCGCACCGAGGCGCTGTCACGCCTCGCGGCGGAGGCGCAGCAGAAGGGCGGGAATGCCGTCGTGGCCTTCCGGTTCGAGACGAACGACTACGGCGACACGGGCGGCGTCGAGGTCTGCGCCTACGGCACGGCCGTAACGATCGCCTGAGTCGTCAGATGTTCGCGTCGGCGTAGGACGCCGCCTCGAGCACAGCCTTGGCGTCATCGAGGCGCGCGAAGACACCGCGGCACGTGCCGAGCCCGTCGACGGCTTCGAAACCGTTCGCCTTCTCGGTCACCGTGCCCACGAACGCGGACGCGGTGCTGGCGACGTGGAGACCGTCTTCGACGTGCACCCACAGCGCCCGCGGAGCCGCATCGGGCGCCTGTCGGATCAACGTGTGAGCTTCCACATCGGAGATTCTGCGCCGCCCCTCCGACATCGGAGTGCCCCTGGCAGGGACGCAGGCGATCTGCTAGTCACGGGATGCACAGAGGAGGCGACATGTCAGAGGACGCACGGGATGCCGTACCGGGTGACGGCCGCGACGAGAGCGCGAACGAACGGGCGGATCGCAACTGGGACGAGCTCATGCAGGAGCTGCGCGTGATGCAGACCGGCACGCAGATCCTGACCGGGTTCCTGCTCGCCGTCGCCTTCCAGCCCCGCTTCGCGGACCTCGACGCGCTCCAGGTCGCGCTCTACATCTCGCTCGTCGTCCTCGCAGGCCTGTCGACCCTTCTCGCACTGGCCCCCGTCACCCTGCACCGGACCGTCTTCGCCCGCCGGATGAAGCCGGCCCTCGTGAGGGTCGGCGCGCGCATCGTCGCGATCGATCTCGCCGTCATCGCCGTGCTCAGTGTCGGTGTCACGGCTCTCATCGTGGATGTCGCGCTCGGCCGGACGGCAGGAGCAGTGGCGCTGATCGTGGGCGCTGTGCTCGTCGTAGGCCTCTGGGTCGTGCTGCCCCGTCGGTTCCGCCGTGGGGACCACAGTAGTTAAGCTAGTTAAAGAGAATTAGTTAAGCGCTCTCCCGGCGTTACCTTAGGGCAATGGGCCAATTGCTTTACGACGGCGGGAGCCAGTCTTTCGACATCGATGACCGTGCCCTCGCACATCTGCGCCTCGTCTTCATGAACAAGCTGCGCCGCGGCGAGCCGTTCCTGCTGCACCTGGCCGACACGAGCGGCATCGGCACCCGCAGCCTCTGGGTGCACCCGGGCATCTCACTGGTCTTCGCCTTCTACGGCAGCCGCAACCCGGCCCTCAACCGGGAGTGGCTGGACGCCATGATGGCCGAGGCCAACGGGCCTCACGGCCTGACGCTGTCGCCAGAGCCGGCGGTCAGCGACACTCCGCATCGACAGCCTGCGTGATCTTCTCCATCAGCTGCACCACAGCGGCCGACGTCTCCGGATCGAGCTCCCCGACCGCCTGACGGATGCGGGCGCCCACCGGGTCGAGCTCATCGATGTCGGTGTCACGGTCGAAGGGCACGACGAGCTTGCTGCGCCGATCATCGGGGTTGGTGCGGAAGGCCACGAGCCCGCCGGCGTGAAGCTTGTCGAGGATGCCGCTGACGGCCGCGGGCGAGACGCCCAGGTGCTCCGCGATGTCGCCCGGGGTGAGGTCCTCTCCCGCATCCGCGCGCTCGAGGATGAGACGCATCGCGGCGCGCGCGTTCTCACTCGGACCGCAGGCGGTCTGGCGACGCCGGCTGAGACTGGCCTCGGCGAGCCTCAGCCGCTCGATGGCCGAGACCGCCGGATCGATGGTGCGTTCCTGTGCCGTGCTGCCCGCCATGTCACTCCGCTCGCAGATTAACTACTAGTCTGTCTAGCGACCATCCTCGCCGACCGGCGGGACGACCACAACCCGGAGGCCGAGGCCGACGACGCGGTTTTGCGCAACCCCTCGGCACCCGGATATCGCCGCGCGCTATCCTGCCGGGATGTACATGCTGGACGGCGGACCCCGAGCCGGGCAGCTCGTGGACGATCTCCCTGAAGGCTACGCGCTGGGAGACACGCGCTCCCCTGCTGCCGTCGTGCTCGTCGGCGACATTCCCGCCGCCCGCGCGTCATGGCGCGACACCCTCCCGCGGCTGCGTGCGCTGCGCCGCCACGACGGCTGAGCCCCCCTCGGGTCACGAGCGCTGCTCGTCCTTCGCGTCGACCAGCGAGAGCGGATCGGCGATGTCCTCGAGGGACTTGCCTGCGGCGCTGACCCCGAAGATGCCGCACACCACGCCGCCGAGGATCATCACCGCGGAGCCGAGCACATAG is drawn from Microbacterium binotii and contains these coding sequences:
- a CDS encoding ATP-binding protein, with the translated sequence MKRGRLRVLLGAAPGVGKTFQMLREGARLAQEGGDVIIAVVETHGRAATAQQAEALAQIPRRQWAHRGVELDEMDVDAVIARHPDVALIDELAHTNAPGSRNEKRWQDVEEVLAAGIDVITTVNVQHIASLGDVVEQITGVAQRETVPDTVIRGADQVEVVDLAPQSLRDRLSAGLVYPAERVDAALSNYFRLGNLTALRELALLWLADEVDSALKDYRSAHDIRGTWQTRERVVVALTGGPEGETLLRRGARIAARSAGGELLAVHVSSAEGLRRATPGALAQQRALVESLGGTYHQLVGDDVPRALVDFARSVNASQLVIGVSRRSRWAAAATGPGIGATVIRLSGDIDVHIVSHAAAGGRMRLPSVQRGALSVKRRILGFVIALTVGPLLSAVLFAFRSDESITSDVLAFQLLVVVVALVGGIWPALFAAVLSGLTLDFLFVAPTFTVSIAHPLHALALGLYVVIAILVSYIVDQAARRTRRAERAAAESELLATVAGSVLRGESAVPALVTRTREAFGLAGVRLLAADGEVIATDGEPVRGGDFTTLAVGDAVLELHGPDPDASARRLLEVIVAQLAAALEHTDLSAAAREVDALAATDQVRTALLSAVSHDLRRPLAAAVAAIGGLRAAGAHLSPSDRRELLDTAEESLATLSALVTDLLDVSRVEAGVLAVALAPVDAAGSVLAALDELGLGPGRVELALDPALPAIAADPVLLQRVIVNVLANAARHSPPDARVRVATSSLGERAEIRIVDRGAGVPAERRDDMFAPFQRLGDTDNTVGLGLGLALSRGFAEGMGGTLTAEDTPGGGLTMVVSLPLWPEDAASAGRMGS
- the kdpC gene encoding potassium-transporting ATPase subunit KdpC, translated to MSLRSALRQSGVAVRALLAATLVLGVGYTALITGIGQLALPAQANGSLVTDAAGTVVGSALIGQSFTDADGAALPQYFQSRPSAAGDGYDGAASSGSNLGPENPDLVASIAERRQAVAELEGVDPASVPVDALTASGSGLDPHISPAYAALQVARVARARGLEEGEVRTLVAAHTTGSDLGYLGEPRVNVLELNLALDALKP
- the kdpB gene encoding potassium-transporting ATPase subunit KdpB; this encodes MSRLPASPDLTRPIESEDSPGARGPRRAFGIAQLAEALPGALAKLNPAALWRNPVMFLVWVGAALTTLIAIAEPFLGGPESTGGSAVPFGFTWGIALWLWLTVIFANLAEAVAEGRGKAQAQALRSTRTSTMAHRLLTYDPERDRAAEKTATTEVASSELTLGDVVVVAAGELIPGDGDIVWGIATVDESAITGESAPVVRESGGDRSAVTGGTRVLSDRIVVRITSRPGETFVDRMIALVEGASRQKTPNEIALNILLASLSIVFVIVVLTLNPIASYAAAPVSVPVLVALLVCLIPTTIGALLSAIGIAGMDRLVQRNVLAMSGRAVEAAGDVTTLLLDKTGTITYGNRRATAFVALPQIDAEELARTAALSSLADPTPEGTSIVDLARGQGIDAAEPEGAVVVPFTAQTRMSGLDLADGTRIRKGAASAVTAWVESEGSVLATATRAQLTSEVEAISTAGGTPLVVAVADAAGTRILGVIHLKDIVKEGLRERFDELRSMGIRTVMITGDNPLTARAIAAEAGVDDYLAEATPEDKLALIRKEQAGGNLVAMTGDGTNDAPALAQADVGVAMNTGTSAAKEAGNMVDLDSDPTKLIDIVRIGKQLLITRGALTTFSLANDVAKYFAIIPAMFMGVFPGLAALNVMQLSSPASAVTSAIIFNAIVIVFLIPLALRGVRYRPASASQVLSRNLLIYGLGGVIAPFVGIKLIDLVVSLIPGF
- the kdpA gene encoding potassium-transporting ATPase subunit KdpA; the encoded protein is MDAESITFGILQIATLLVALGLAYRPLGDLVAFVFTSPRHARIERGVYRVIGVDTEAEQSWQAYARGVLIFSAAGVLLVYLLQRTQQFLPYALGLPAVPEGLAFNTAVSFVTNTNWQSYSPEATLGYTVQFAGLAVQNFLSAAVGLAVAVALVRGFARRGSATIGNFWVDLVRGIGRILLPLAIVAAIVLIIGGVVQNVSGFTPVDTISGAVQNLPGGPVASQEAIKELGTNGGGFFNANSAHPFENPTPWTNLFEIFLMLVIPVSLPRAFGRMVGDDRQGYAILAVMGTLFAVSLSLLTWFEVQGFGSAPQLAGGAMEGKETRFGIWASTLFATSTTVTSTGAVDSMHDSFTAGGGAMTMINMMLGEVAPGGVGSGLYGMLILAVIAVFIGGLLVGRTPEYLGKRIGPSEIKLASLYILVTPVLVLAGTALSFSVPGVRDDVESTSILNPGLHGFSEVLYAFTSAANNNGSAFAGLTANTPWLNTALGVVMLLGRFIPIVLVLALAGSLAAQERIPGTSGTLPTHRPQFVGLLVVVSVLITALTYFPVLTLGPLAEGLL
- a CDS encoding potassium-transporting ATPase subunit F, whose product is MIVISLVAAALAVAAVVYLVIALVRPEKF
- a CDS encoding YbjQ family protein, with protein sequence MIIVTTNDVPGRTITEVHGEVFGLTVRSRHIGSNIGASFKALAGGELKGITELLQQTRTEALSRLAAEAQQKGGNAVVAFRFETNDYGDTGGVEVCAYGTAVTIA
- a CDS encoding DUF6328 family protein, yielding MSEDARDAVPGDGRDESANERADRNWDELMQELRVMQTGTQILTGFLLAVAFQPRFADLDALQVALYISLVVLAGLSTLLALAPVTLHRTVFARRMKPALVRVGARIVAIDLAVIAVLSVGVTALIVDVALGRTAGAVALIVGAVLVVGLWVVLPRRFRRGDHSS
- a CDS encoding ATP-dependent DNA ligase, yielding MGQLLYDGGSQSFDIDDRALAHLRLVFMNKLRRGEPFLLHLADTSGIGTRSLWVHPGISLVFAFYGSRNPALNREWLDAMMAEANGPHGLTLSPEPAVSDTPHRQPA
- a CDS encoding MarR family winged helix-turn-helix transcriptional regulator, whose product is MAGSTAQERTIDPAVSAIERLRLAEASLSRRRQTACGPSENARAAMRLILERADAGEDLTPGDIAEHLGVSPAAVSGILDKLHAGGLVAFRTNPDDRRSKLVVPFDRDTDIDELDPVGARIRQAVGELDPETSAAVVQLMEKITQAVDAECR